The following proteins are encoded in a genomic region of Oryza brachyantha chromosome 11, ObraRS2, whole genome shotgun sequence:
- the LOC102705472 gene encoding NAC transcription factor 29-like: protein MAMPALPPGFRFHPTDEELIVHYLMNQAASVACPVPIIAEVNIYKCNPWDLPAKALFGEKEWYFFSPRDRKYPNGARPNRAAGSGYWKATGTDKAILATSTRTSHSIAVKKALVFYKGKPPKGLKTDWIMHEYRLTPASPANCNTPKQRRGSSSMTMRLDDWVLCRIHKKSNDFSSSDQQEEQDQPEGSTVEQQEDNNSCSELAPTSEHNEQPSFQPMAASSMSKSCSLTDLLNTIDCAALSQLLLDGSSDMVSEPPAPPSPLIYTNPCQTQTVLTYNMNNNNNIPSVLEARLDHHDGYVNNYHGLRRKRMMACSSGSTSFDDGSEFVQQVAKKQLLPSGSRGSGFGGGYCNQQLAETTTAFQFQSSNLLSHPFPLNQQQLLLNNHLQMQ, encoded by the exons ATGGCGATGCCTGCCCTTCCTCCTGGGTTCCGCTTCCACCCCACCGACGAGGAGCTGATCGTGCACTACCTCATGAACCAGGCCGCCTCCGTGGCCTGCCCCGTCCCCATCATCGCCGAGGTCAACATCTACAAGTGCAACCCATGGGACCTTCCTG CCAAGGCGCTGTTCGGCGAGAAGGAGTGGTACTTCTTCAGCCCCAGGGACCGCAAGTACCCCAACGGCGCTCGCCCCaaccgcgccgccggctccggctACTGGAAGGCCACCGGCACCGACAAGGCCATTCTGGCAACCTCCACTCGCACCAGCCACAGCATCGCCGTCAAGAAGGCCCTCGTCTTCTACAAGGGCAAGCCCCCCAAGGGCCTCAAGACCGACTGGATCATGCACGAGTATCGCCTCACACCCGCATCACCTGCTAACTGCAACACCCCAAAGCAGCGTAGAGGATCCTCCTCCATGACCATGAGG CTGGACGACTGGGTGCTGTGCAGAATCCACAAGAAGAGCAACGACTTCAGTTCCTCTGACCAGCAAGAGGAGCAGGATCAGCCAGAGGGCTCAACTGTCGAACAGCAAGAAGACAACAATTCTTGCTCTGAATTAGCTCCTACTTCTGAGCACAACGAGCAGCCATCGTTCCAGCCCATGGCGGCGTCGAGCATGAGCAAGTCATGCTCTCTCACCGATCTCCTCAACACCATCGACTGCGCCGCGCTCTCGCAGCTGCTCCTCGACGGCTCATCtgacatggtatcagagccacctgCACCTCCGAGCCCCCTAATATATACTAATCCATGCCAAACACAAACAGTACTAACCTATAACatgaacaacaacaacaacattcCAAGCGTCCTCGAGGCACGTCTAGATCATCATGATGGTTACGTTAACAACTACCATGGcctgaggaggaagaggatgatGGCGTGTAGTAGTGGTTCTACTTCCTTCGATGATGGCAGTGAGTTTGTGCAGCAAGTTGCGAAGAAACAGCTGCTGCCAAGTGGTTCAAGGGGCAGTGGTTTTGGAGGAGGCTACTGCAACCAGCAGCTTGCAGAGACCACGACTGCCTTTCAGTTTCAGAGCAGCAATCTGCTGAGCCATCCATTCCCTCTGaaccagcagcagctgcttctcaacAATCACCTGCAGATGCAGTAG
- the LOC102705756 gene encoding NAC domain-containing protein 45-like, whose amino-acid sequence MVETANSLVKSEQDGVGLFLPPGFRFHPTDDEVILSYLLQKFLNPSFTSLPIGDVDLNKCEPWDLPSKARMGEKEWFFFAHKGMKYPTGLRTNRATKEGYWKATGKDREIFKPSSNGGSKPLVGMKKTLVFYKGRAPKGSKTNWVMHEFRLHANLHNHNPNLRLNPKDEWVVCKVFHKKGDEATKMEATTVEDSAGNPNKDSSVEPCDDIADYFFELDSVDPSIYFSSPAASSSLSAPPDNDAVPYSSVAANGATPTTTTTGTTNGSFQLPNYSVSGVSSWNIMPTPGAAAGVVLHGHGSSYSLQHQAAMVKALEDAIRVPDFGTVQLPSSFRNWGSSTRSVTATAGALQQNYPLGMPHYKLQNYGDTYLRDRS is encoded by the exons ATGGTGGAGACTGCTAATTCCCTCGTGAAGTCGGAGCAAGATGGCGTAGGCCTGTTCTTGCCTCCAGGCTTCAGGTTCCATCCCACCGATGATGAGGTAATTTTAAGCTACCTCCTGCAGAAATTCCTCAACCCTAGCTTCACCTCCTTGCCCATCGGCGATGTCGACCTCAACAAGTGCGAGCCATGGGATCTTCCAA GCAAGGCGAGGATGGGGGAGAAGGAATGGTTCTTTTTCGCCCACAAAGGCATGAAATACCCAACAGGCCTGCGCACCAACCGTGCCACGAAGGAGGGCTACTGGAAGGCCACCGGCAAGGACAGGGAGATCTTCAAGCCCAGCAGCAATGGAGGTAGCAAGCCGCTGGTTGGGATGAAGAAGACGCTGGTGTTCTACAAGGGCAGGGCTCCCAAGGGCAGCAAGACCAACTGGGTGATGCACGAGTTCCGTCTCCACGCCAACCTCCACAACCACAACCCAAACCTACGTCTCAACCCTAAG gatgagtgggTTGTGTGCAAGGTGTTCCACAAGAAGGGAGACGAAGCCACGAAGATGGAGGCTACTACCGTGGAGGACTCTGCCGGAAACCCCAACAAAGACAGCTCCGTCGAACCCTGCGACGACATTGCCGATTACTTCTTTGAGCTGGACTCCGTCGATCCAAGCATCTACTTCAGCAGCCCGGCTGCCAGCAGCAGCttgtcggcgccgccggacaACGACGCGGTGCCGTACAGTTCCGTCGCTGCCAACGGTGCaactccgacgacgacgacgactggtACTACTAATGGTAGCTTCCAGCTGCCTAACTACAGCGTGAGTGGTGTCTCCTCTTGGAATATTATGCCTACGCCTGGAGCAGCTGCAGGAGTAGTACTCCATGGCCATGGAAGCAGCTACAGCTTGCAGCACCAGGCAGCAATGGTGAAAGCCCTAGAAGATGCCATTCGTGTCCCGGATTTTGGTACTGTACAGCTGCCGAGCAGTTTCAGGAACTGGGGTTCATCAACAAGGTcagtgacggcgacggctggagCTTTGCAGCAGAATTATCCTCTTGGCATGCCGCATTACAAGCTACAGAACTATGGGGATACTTATCTACGGGACAGATCGTAa
- the LOC102706044 gene encoding uncharacterized protein LOC102706044, translating to MAAAWAAVAVMLLLARVSAADPVTGPAFLWAPNNYGFSSDETKEIVHYQTVSPKSLAKSVLEEGGWSNLVCSEEDREKSVDVAVLFLGSKLQSSDISRDKQVDPTLTDTLKNSFTSSEFSMAFPYVAMSDDEKLEKSLLSGFAENCNNGLGDNHITYTDTCSVSEDLKKHHDMDSIDELVTSQIEKNPSGKTELVVFCGGGFKDLDQTKSEGELLSELVTLLKKSGAKYTILYASQPYGLLENPSNLPLGRYLAEKTNTTKPGRGKCDGECLVKSTLLEGSFVGIVLLIILISGLKCMMGIDTPSKFEAPPES from the exons ATGGCGGCTGCctgggcggcggtggccgtgaTGCTGCTCCTTGCGCGGGTCTCAGCCGCGGATCCGGTGACGGGTCCTGCCTTCCTCTGGGCGCCAAACAACTACGG ATTCTCTTCTGATGAGACTAAAGAAATAGTCCACTATCAGACAGTATCCCCAAAGAGCTTAGCGAAATCTGTTCTTGAGGAAGGTGGTTGGTCAAACTTGGTG TGTTCAGAGGAGGATCGTGAAAAGAGTGTCGATGTTGCAGTTCTTTTTCTTGGATCAAAG CTACAATCGTCTGACATCTCTAGAGATAAGCAAGTTGATCCAACTTTAACAGACACATTGAAG AACTCCTTCACAAGTTCTGAGTTTTCCATGGCATTCCCCTACGTTGCCATGTCAGATGATGAGAAATTGGAGAAGTCATTGCTATCTGGGTTTGCTGAGAATTGCAACAACGGTCTTGGAGATAATCATATCACCTACACAGACACCTGTTCTGTAAGTGAAGATCTGAAGAAACATCATGACATGGATTCTATCGAT GAATTGGTAACATCACAAATTGAAAAGAATCCAAGTGGAAAGACTGAACTAGTTGTCTTCTGTGGCGGTGGTTTCAAGGATTTAGATCAGACAAAATCGGAAG GGGAGTTGCTTTCTGAACTGGTTACATTGCTGAAGAAATCTGGGGCAAAATATACAATTCTTTATGCTTCTCAACCCTATGGTTTGCTAGAGAACCCCTCAAACTTGCCGTTAGGCAGGTATCTTGCAGAGAAGACCAATACTACTAAACCTGGCCGTGGAAAATGTGATGGGGAGTGCTTAGTAAAATCAACTCTGCTTGAAGGAAGCTTTGTT GGAATAGTCTTGTTAATCATCTTGATATCAGGACTCAAATGTATGATGGGAATTGATACTCCCTCAAAGTTTGAGGCCCCCCCTGAATCGTAA
- the LOC102706327 gene encoding uncharacterized protein LOC102706327 codes for MEATVALVFSSPSPRRPSSCLRSPPCSRRCSSHGARLQQSQLLVADRLSRNRDRKIGTSILRRSSSATDSASSSVSSERWVLEPAGDGDWRHIGYRVARPGGFQIASEAAVTVGRVPEQADIVLSVATVSGAHARLEKKEGRLLVTDLDSTNGTYINERRLTPGFPTPIDPGSLLIFGDIHLAMFRVSKMVIDVPSDTNGAEQEAEIAQVSSAAQQSN; via the exons ATGGAAGCAACAGTGGCCTTGGTCTTCTCTAGCCCAAGCCCCAGGAGGCCTTCCTCCTGCTTGCGTTCTCCTCCTTGCAGCCGCAGATGTTCCTCCCATGGTGCAAGGCTGCAGCAATCGCAGTTGCTCGTCGCCGATCGGCTAAGCAGAAACAGGGACAGGAAGATTGGCACGAGCATCCTGAGGCGCTCTTCCAGTGCCACTGACAGCGCGTCTTCTTCTGTTTCTTCAGAAAGATGGGTTCTCGAGCCTGCAG GAGACGGTGATTGGCGTCATATCGGGTACCGCGTCGCACGCCCTGGCGGTTTCCAGATAGCCTCT GAGGCAGCGGTGACGGTAGGTCGAGTCCCTGAACAGGCTGACATCGTCCTGTCTGTCGCAACAG TTTCTGGGGCACACGCACGGCTGGagaagaaagaggggaggcTGCTGGTGACGGACCTGGACAGCACCAATGGCACCTACATCAACGAGAGGCGCCTCACCCCGGGCTTCCCCACTCCCATCGACCCCGGCAGCCTCCTCATCTTTG GTGACATCCACCTTGCCATGTTCCGTGTGTCCAAGATGGTCATCGACGTGCCCAGTGACACCAATGGAGCTGAGCAGGAAGCTGAGATAGCTCAAGTATCAAGTGCAGCCCAACAAAGCAATTAG
- the LOC121055756 gene encoding uncharacterized protein LOC121055756, with the protein MEAAAVASSSSLLFSSPSPRRPSSCLPLPPCSSRRYESHAAKLQQPQVLFTSRLSRNSNRSSRSILLSLRCSSSATDSASPPASSEQWILEPSDSWAEFAARVSGEWDGFGAEFTAAGDPVELPEKVVPEAYREWGVQVFDWQTQCPTLADPAAPCDLHYRLVRLLPTVGCEADAATVHTSHQRHASSASAFAYSAGGSYVAAWPKGPAPVLEVEHCVVHPDSREVRVRLVQTVALAKEARLRGVKVFSEQWYGPYRNGEQLGGCAVREAAFAAGEKLPVSDVIGQWQSNSAFAARFSNELDPETGKFAGLTPDGPAGEGLSRDDGDGIVTLPKQLWSLFKESGKGEEFVCEVGWVLGHGSAVTSRCVLSRDGDVKEIVVARESRVLEGT; encoded by the exons atggaagcagcagcagtggcttcttcttcttccttgctCTTCTCCAGCCCAAGCCCCAGGAGGCCATCTTCTTGCCTGCCGCTGCCTCcttgcagcagcaggaggtaCGAATCCCATGCTGCAAAGCTGCAGCAGCCTCAGGTGCTGTTCACCAGTCGGCTAAGCAGAAACAGCAACAGGAGTAGCAGAAGCATCCTCCTGTCCCTGAGGTGCTCTTCGAGTGCCACTGACAGCGCGTCTCCTCCTGCGTCTTCAGAACAATGGATTCTCGAGCCTTCAG ATAGTTGGGCAGAGTTCGCGGCGCGGGTGTCCGGCGAGTGGGACGGATTTGGAGCCGAAttcacggcggccggcgacccCGTGGAGCTCCCGGAGAAGGTGGTGCCGGAGGCCTACCGCGAGTGGGGCGTGCAGGTGTTCGACTGGCAGACGCAGTGCCCCACGCTCGCCGACCCGGCTGCGCCGTGCGACCTGCACTACAGGCTCGTCCGCCTGCTGCCCACCGTCGGCTGcgaggccgacgccgccaccgtgcACACCTCGCACCAGCGCCACgcgtcctccgcctccgccttcgCCTACTCCGCCGGCGGGTCGTACGTCGCCGCGTGGCCCAAGGGCCCGGCTCCGGTGCTCGAGGTGGAGCACTGCGTGGTGCACCCGGACAGCCGGGAGGTGAGGGTCCGCCTGGTGCAGACGGTGGCGCTGGCCAAGGAGGCGCGGCTCCGCGGCGTCAAGGTCTTCTCCGAGCAGTGGTACGGCCCGTACCGGAACGGCGAGCAGCTAGGCGGCTGCGCCGTCCGcgaggccgcgttcgccgccggAGAGAAGCTCCCTGTCTCCGACGTGATCGGACAATGGCAGAGCAACAGCGCCTTCGCCGCGAGGTTCTCTAACGAGCTGGACCCCGAGACG GGTAAGTTCGCCGGGTTGACGCCTGACGGGCCCGCCGGCGAGGGGTTGAGCAgagacgacggcgatggaATCGTGACGCTGCCGAAGCAGCTGTGGAGCTTGTTCAAGGAGAGCGGCAAGGGCGAGGAGTTCGTGTGCGAGGTAGGGTGGGTGCTGGGTCATGGCAGCGCCGTGACGTCGAGGTGCGTCCTGTCGAGAGATGGAGATGTCAAG GAGATTGTGGTTGCACGCGAGTCACGGGTGTTGGAGGGCACCTGA
- the LOC102706604 gene encoding 40S ribosomal protein S16 — MAAALTRPPAGTVQCFGRKKTAVAVSYCKPGRGLIKVNGVPIELIRPEMLRLKAFEPIMLAGRNRFKDIDMRIRVRGGGKTSQIYAIRQAIAKALVAYNQKYVDEASKKEVKDIFARYDRTLLVADPRRCEPKKFGGRGARARFQKSYR; from the coding sequence ATGGCTGCCGCGCTGACTCGCCCCCCGGCCGGTACGGTTCAGTGCTTCGGCCGCAAGAAGACGGCGGTGGCCGTCTCCTACTGCAAGCCGGGGCGCGGGCTGATCAAGGTGAACGGCGTCCCCATCGAGCTGATCAGGCCGGAGATGCTCCGGCTCAAGGCGTTCGAGCCCATCATGCTCGCGGGGCGCAACCGGTTCAAGGACATCGACATGCGGATCCGCGTCCGCGGCGGGGGGAAGACGTCGCAGATCTACGCGATCCGCCAGGCGATCGCCAAGGCGCTCGTCGCGTACAACCAAAAGTACGTCGACGAGGCCTCCAAGAAGGAGGTGAAGGACATCTTCGCCCGGTACGACCGCACACTTCTCGTCGCCGACCCCAGGCGCTGCGAGCCCAAGAAGTTCGGTGGTCGCGGCGCCCGCGCAAGATTCCAGAAGTCGTACCGTTAA
- the LOC102706885 gene encoding probable arabinosyltransferase ARAD1, translating into MPPRARTLLLPLAAATLLVASTIFLFAATGARWRPADTGLPVPAAAFSSAVLEAADSKTDSSAKELSFLDENGGPDDPSSSSAAAARCNPGRAAVRVFMYDLPPEFHFGLLGWADGGAVWPDVRSGAAPRYPGGLNQQHSVEYWLTLDLLSSSSPPCGAAVRVADSRDADVVFVPFFASLSYNRHSRAVPPEKVSRDKALQEQLVRYLMAQPEWKRSGGADHVIVAHHPNSLLHARSVLSPAVFVLSDFGRYHPRVASLEKDVIAPYKHMAKTFVNDSAGFDARATLLYFRGAIYRKEGGNIRQELYYMLKDEKDVYFAFGSVQDHGASKASQGMHSSKFCLNIAGDTPSSNRLFDAIVSHCVPVIISDDIELPYEDALDYSKFSIFVRSSDAVKKGYLMRLIRGVSNHQWTKMWKQLKEVDKHFEYQFPSQKDDAVQMIWQALARKVPSIRLKAHRFRRFSRYDRGRK; encoded by the exons ATGCCGCCCCGCGCCCGCACCCTCCTTCTGCCGCTTGCGGCCGCCAcgctcctcgtcgcctccaccatcttcctcttcgccgccaccggcgcgcGCTGGCGCCCCGCCGACACCGGCCTCCcggtccccgccgccgccttctcctcgGCCGTACTAGAGGCCGCGGATTCCAAAACAGACAGCTCCGCCAAAGAACTCTCGTTCCTTGACGAGAATGGCGGGCCCGACGACCCCAGCTCCAGCTCGGCTGCTGCCGCGAGATGCAACCcgggccgcgccgccgtcaggGTCTTCATGTACGACCTTCCGCCGGAGTTCCACTTCGGCCTCCTCGGCTGGGCTGATGGAGGCGCCGTGTGGCCGGATGTGAGGAgcggcgccgccccgcgctACCCCGGTGGGCTCAACCAGCAGCACAGCGTCGAGTACTGGCTCACGCTCGACCTCCTGtcctcatcgtcgccgccgtgcggggCCGCAGTCAGGGTCGCCGACTCCCGCGACGCCGACGTGGTCTTCGTGCCCTTCTTCGCCTCCCTCAGCTACAACCGCCACTCCAGGGCCGTGCCGCCGGAGAAGGTCAGCAGGGACAAGGCGCTGCAGGAGCAGCTGGTCAGGTACCTGATGGCACAGCCGGAGTGGAAGAGGTCAGGTGGCGCCGACCATGTCATTGTCGCGCACCACCCGAACAGCCTTCTCCATGCCCGGTCAGTGCTGTCCCCGGCGGTATTCGTGCTGTCTGACTTCGGGAGGTACCACCCCAGGGTAGCCAGCTTGGAGAAGGATGTCATTGCTCCTTACAAGCATATGGCTAAGACGTTTGTGAATGATTCTGCTGGGTTCGATGCCCGGGCGACGCTGTTATACTTCCGGGGAGCAATTTACAGGAAGGAG GGAGGGAATATCCGACAGGAGCTATATTATATGCTCAAAGATGAAAAAGATGTTTATTTTGCCTTTGGAAGCGTTCAGGACCATGGGGCCAGCAAAGCCAGTCAGGGAATGCACTCATCAAAGTTTTGCCTTAACATTGCAGGGGACACCCCTTCCTCCAATCGCCTGTTTGATGCTATAGTAAGTCATTGTGTCCCTGTTATCATCAGTGATGACATTGAGCTTCCTTATGAAGATGCATTGGACTACTCCAAATTTTCCATCTTTGTTCGCTCATCTGATGCTGTCAAAAAGGGTTACTTGATGAGACTGATTAGAGGAGTAAGCAACCATCAATGGACAAAAATGTGGAAACAGCTGAAAGAAGTGGATAAACATTTTGAGTATCAGTTCCCATCTCAGAAGGATGATGCCGTCCAGATGATCTGGCAAGCATTGGCCAGAAAGGTGCCTTCCATCCGGCTGAAGGCACATAGGTTTAGAAGATTTTCGAGATATGATAGAGGTCGAAAATAA